A portion of the Manduca sexta isolate Smith_Timp_Sample1 chromosome 20, JHU_Msex_v1.0, whole genome shotgun sequence genome contains these proteins:
- the LOC115440698 gene encoding uncharacterized protein LOC115440698, translated as MASVTLMFTVVLVALSRSAVTASKLDIPPECKDKMFCDVEPAFYNEYREDIELKFKPIKSMWNLADNYNYDYQAREYTFENNCNYVKEMSTPYLVHSNGTAKIIVQTSFYKQRFMTTRCVDSFSNAADGEQCFKGILSGNSRGSCKTKYTNIILYAYDEANKRIQRLPIEVPVCCYCGITSEFD; from the exons atggcgtctgtaactttaatgtttacg gtGGTGTTGGTAGCCTTGAGTCGATCTGCAGTTACAGCAA GTAAATTGGACATTCCCCCAGAATGTAAAGACAAAATGTTTTGCGACGTCGAGCCCGCGTTCTACAACGAATACAGAGAAGACATCGAACTCAAGTTTAAACCCATTAAAAGT ATGTGGAATTTGGCCGATAATTATAACTATGATTATCAAGCGAGGGAATATACTTTTGAGAATAACTGCAACTATGTTAAAGAG ATGAGTACGCCGTACCTCGTGCACTCGAACGGGACAGCAAAGATCATCGTGCAGACCTCTTTTTACAAGCAACGTTTCATGACAACGAGATGCGT GGACTCGTTCTCCAATGCGGCCGATGGTGAGCAATGCTTCAAAGGCATTTTAAGTGGGAACTCAAGAGGCAGCTGCAAGaccaaatatacaaacattattttgtatgcGTACGACGAAGCGAACAAGAGAATCCAACGACTTCCTATTGAGGTGCCCGTGTGCTGCTACTGCGGCATCACTTCAGAATTTGATTAG